In Rouxiella sp. WC2420, the following proteins share a genomic window:
- a CDS encoding DUF2798 domain-containing protein, translating into MTDATTKNTLKTRLPTHTAPYIFALYMAIIMAFLMSLIITLAEFGMGAHYMTNVMNAYQVAMPAAFFCILIVRPVVIRLVGLTVHGH; encoded by the coding sequence ATGACTGATGCTACCACAAAAAATACCCTAAAAACCCGCCTTCCAACACACACGGCACCCTACATATTTGCTCTTTATATGGCGATCATTATGGCGTTCCTGATGAGTCTGATCATCACTTTAGCCGAATTTGGAATGGGCGCTCATTACATGACAAATGTGATGAATGCTTACCAAGTCGCCATGCCAGCGGCTTTCTTTTGCATACTGATTGTCCGTCCTGTGGTTATCCGGCTCGTAGGATTGACCGTTCACGGTCACTGA
- a CDS encoding porin: MMKRLLAVATLLLLDSLCPTQAVEIYNKDGNQLNLNDTIKVSHAFSGDDNNNGDKSSNIQGGFSGQTKISNKLTGYGTWSYQFSLHNTEGGSDAQNGNATRLGFAGLKYDKWGSIDYGRNFGLVYDVLGNTDMLPYFGGDSAYNDVFVAGRSSGLLTWRNKGFFGLVDGLSVAAQYEGKNDRTGSADVVTRSNGDGFAVSASYAFDSGISLVGAYASFDRTTAQNELSLGEGKKAQNWATSIKYDANQIYLAAVFGQTLNATPINGGFANKAQNIEVVAQYQFLNGLRPSLGYVSSKGKDIENIGNADIFKYASVGGYYYFNKNMSLFSEYRINLLKDNNTLGLSTNDILAVGLVYQF, encoded by the coding sequence ATGATGAAGCGTTTATTAGCGGTGGCCACTCTGCTACTGCTGGATAGCCTGTGCCCCACTCAGGCGGTAGAAATATATAACAAAGACGGCAACCAATTAAATTTAAACGACACAATTAAAGTCTCGCACGCGTTTTCGGGTGACGATAATAATAACGGTGACAAGTCGTCAAATATTCAGGGCGGTTTTAGCGGTCAAACAAAAATAAGCAATAAATTGACTGGTTATGGTACCTGGTCATATCAATTTAGCCTGCATAATACCGAGGGAGGAAGCGATGCTCAAAACGGCAATGCGACCCGTCTCGGCTTTGCCGGGCTTAAGTATGACAAGTGGGGCTCTATTGACTATGGCCGTAACTTTGGTCTGGTGTATGACGTGCTCGGCAATACCGACATGCTGCCGTACTTTGGCGGCGACTCGGCCTACAATGACGTTTTTGTGGCCGGGCGCTCTTCTGGGCTACTGACTTGGCGTAACAAGGGATTCTTCGGGCTGGTTGATGGCCTGAGCGTTGCCGCGCAGTATGAGGGCAAAAACGATCGCACCGGCAGCGCGGACGTGGTGACGCGCTCAAACGGCGATGGCTTTGCCGTCTCTGCCTCTTACGCTTTCGATTCGGGCATCAGCCTGGTGGGCGCCTATGCCAGCTTCGACCGCACCACCGCGCAAAATGAGTTATCACTCGGTGAGGGTAAAAAAGCGCAGAACTGGGCAACCTCTATAAAATATGATGCTAACCAAATCTATCTGGCCGCGGTATTCGGTCAAACGTTGAACGCAACGCCAATTAACGGTGGCTTTGCCAACAAGGCACAAAATATAGAAGTGGTGGCTCAGTATCAATTTCTCAATGGTTTACGTCCTTCATTAGGATATGTTTCATCTAAAGGCAAAGATATTGAGAATATTGGCAATGCCGACATCTTCAAATATGCCTCCGTCGGCGGCTATTATTACTTTAATAAAAACATGTCATTATTCAGTGAATATCGCATTAACCTGCTCAAGGATAATAATACGTTAGGGCTATCGACTAATGACATCCTGGCCGTGGGGCTGGTTTATCAGTTTTAA
- a CDS encoding DUF1656 domain-containing protein encodes MIGEINIDGIFISPLLLCLISAFIIRILISKLFDITGFYSLIAQRPLFDSCFFLVIAGLLFVLLNYITTP; translated from the coding sequence ATGATTGGGGAAATAAATATCGACGGGATTTTCATCTCCCCGTTACTTTTATGTCTAATCAGTGCGTTCATCATAAGGATTTTAATTTCTAAGCTTTTTGATATTACAGGGTTCTATTCATTAATCGCCCAACGACCACTATTTGACTCTTGCTTTTTTTTAGTTATCGCCGGATTGTTATTCGTACTGTTAAATTACATAACCACACCCTGA
- a CDS encoding MarR family winged helix-turn-helix transcriptional regulator — protein MSDKSAALFALTNSLQPVKRVWRQAATQIFANSGISMSLANLVVIVNRNAQGINQRDLAEEIGMNPGAMVRILDQGTEAEYLERRELSRDRRFKTICILPAGKKLADEIESSANKLRVQLMEDVSVEDIENATRVLRLLEARASNFLQEHIHEKK, from the coding sequence ATGTCTGATAAGTCTGCTGCACTCTTCGCATTAACCAATTCTTTACAGCCTGTGAAAAGAGTTTGGAGACAAGCAGCAACGCAAATCTTTGCCAATAGCGGTATCTCCATGTCTTTAGCCAATCTCGTTGTGATCGTGAATCGGAATGCTCAGGGTATTAATCAGCGGGATCTGGCGGAAGAGATAGGGATGAATCCTGGCGCTATGGTGCGCATTCTGGACCAGGGAACGGAGGCTGAGTACCTCGAGCGCCGTGAGCTTTCCAGGGACAGAAGATTCAAAACAATCTGTATCTTGCCTGCGGGTAAAAAACTGGCCGATGAAATCGAATCTTCAGCCAATAAGCTGCGCGTCCAACTGATGGAAGATGTCTCGGTTGAAGATATTGAAAATGCAACCAGGGTATTGCGCCTGTTAGAAGCGCGCGCGTCGAATTTCCTGCAAGAACACATTCATGAAAAAAAATGA
- a CDS encoding ABC transporter permease, with protein sequence MPNHRENPIPAVLYKIFVYGFGTLCVIYLVAPIVIALMMSFTSGQTLKYPPQGFSLRWYEALLDPVRSGTEHIAAWNSLKIAGWAVFGSLLFAVPATIGMTRMKRRSVNAIEPLLLAPLVLPSLVYGLAALIVANFIGFQPSLGLTVIGHVVVFGPLMYRAVSVVAQGMNPSLAEASTTMGASWFMTLRRVTLPLLTPGILAGAFLVFIQSLDNVTVSLFLADARTTVLPLRMFALIEESLDPRVAAIAGILIAVTLLGLLVARRVLSPARQQP encoded by the coding sequence ATGCCTAATCATCGTGAAAACCCTATCCCGGCCGTGCTTTACAAGATCTTTGTTTACGGCTTTGGCACGCTGTGCGTCATCTATCTGGTTGCGCCGATCGTTATCGCATTGATGATGTCGTTCACCTCGGGGCAAACCTTGAAGTATCCGCCACAGGGATTTTCTCTGCGCTGGTATGAAGCGCTGCTCGACCCTGTCAGGTCAGGCACCGAGCATATTGCGGCCTGGAACTCGCTGAAAATTGCCGGATGGGCGGTATTCGGCTCGCTGCTGTTTGCTGTGCCCGCCACCATCGGCATGACCCGCATGAAGCGCCGCAGCGTCAACGCCATTGAGCCGTTGCTTCTGGCACCGCTGGTGCTGCCGAGCCTGGTCTATGGTCTGGCCGCGCTGATCGTCGCCAACTTTATCGGCTTTCAGCCTTCACTTGGGTTAACGGTGATCGGCCATGTTGTGGTGTTTGGCCCGCTGATGTATCGCGCCGTTTCAGTGGTGGCTCAGGGCATGAATCCTTCTTTGGCGGAGGCCTCTACCACCATGGGCGCCAGCTGGTTTATGACGCTGCGTCGCGTAACGCTGCCGCTGCTGACGCCGGGGATCCTCGCCGGGGCCTTCCTGGTGTTTATTCAGTCGCTGGACAACGTCACGGTCTCGCTGTTCCTTGCCGATGCCCGCACCACGGTGCTGCCGCTGCGCATGTTTGCGCTGATTGAAGAATCGCTCGACCCTCGCGTGGCGGCGATTGCCGGAATATTAATCGCCGTGACACTGCTTGGACTGCTGGTTGCGCGACGCGTGCTGTCGCCCGCGCGACAACAGCCATAA
- a CDS encoding flavin reductase family protein produces the protein MTKPTAHTYFDFASLTERERYKILIGTVIPRPIALVTTLSKEGLPNAGPFSFFNVLTHDPAIVAIGVENYSDMRFKDTARNIRETGEFTVHIVDDALVSQMEVCAIKFGPEVDELEAAGLETVPGEKVRSPRILAAPAALECRRHTILQVGAAREIILGEVVGVYVRSDAVDPENLHIDQQLMDAVGRMGGNTYCRTRDQFDVKTLTQDQWEERQLTK, from the coding sequence ATGACTAAGCCAACCGCACATACCTATTTTGATTTTGCGTCCTTAACCGAGCGCGAGCGCTATAAAATTCTGATTGGCACGGTGATCCCTCGCCCAATCGCGCTGGTCACCACGCTCAGCAAAGAAGGTTTACCCAATGCCGGTCCTTTTAGTTTTTTTAATGTTCTGACCCACGATCCGGCAATAGTCGCGATTGGGGTAGAAAATTACTCTGATATGCGCTTCAAGGACACGGCGCGCAATATTCGTGAGACCGGTGAGTTTACCGTGCATATCGTCGACGATGCCCTGGTCAGCCAGATGGAAGTTTGCGCCATCAAGTTTGGCCCCGAGGTCGATGAGCTTGAAGCCGCAGGGCTGGAAACCGTGCCGGGGGAAAAGGTGCGCAGTCCGCGCATTCTTGCCGCACCCGCCGCGCTGGAATGCCGTCGCCACACTATTCTTCAGGTCGGGGCAGCGCGTGAAATTATTTTAGGTGAAGTCGTCGGAGTCTATGTGCGCAGTGACGCGGTGGATCCCGAAAATCTGCATATCGATCAGCAGCTGATGGATGCGGTTGGAAGAATGGGAGGCAATACCTATTGCAGAACGCGAGATCAGTTTGATGTTAAAACGCTAACTCAAGATCAGTGGGAGGAAAGACAATTGACGAAATAA
- a CDS encoding AraC family transcriptional regulator: MSYTLRLMRDFVQKHCAGELTQTLTPRTDLYRISKPVVLPPEIYPPFISLILQGEKQLQIGERIISYSAGQVFMAAIDLPAMGKITVASDTTPYLAVRLTLDFTLLSELLHAMPPAIDAPLTESISVNFADEALLDACYP, from the coding sequence ATGAGTTACACACTCAGACTGATGAGAGATTTTGTGCAGAAACATTGTGCAGGCGAGCTGACGCAGACACTCACACCGCGGACAGACCTATACCGAATCTCTAAGCCTGTGGTTTTACCGCCGGAAATTTATCCGCCCTTTATTAGTTTAATTTTGCAAGGTGAAAAACAACTGCAAATCGGCGAGCGGATAATTAGTTATTCAGCCGGGCAGGTGTTTATGGCGGCCATCGATCTGCCAGCTATGGGAAAAATAACGGTTGCAAGCGACACTACTCCCTATTTGGCTGTGCGTCTGACGCTGGATTTCACACTGCTCAGCGAGTTACTCCATGCAATGCCTCCCGCAATCGATGCCCCATTGACCGAAAGCATATCCGTCAATTTCGCTGATGAGGCTTTACTTGATGCCTGTTACCCGTGA
- a CDS encoding LysR family transcriptional regulator — MDVLGLISTFIRVVENGSIAAAARAKGMSPAAVSQSLSRLEAHLGVRLLSRTTRSMTLTENGKRYFEKVRHIPNDIDLASQAAANETKPQGPLCIATTAAFGRYVLAPLMPAFKASFPDIDIELISTDRDVDHRLEGVDVSIRIEAQLNEQLIARKIASLPFIFCAAPAYLDRAGTPQTPEELSQHACLVFRYPTDRRFLPWAFRVNGRPVNAKLNPGFISDDIDIIAKIAVNGGGIARLASFVAQPLIDSGLLRPLCWSGHSDESSIESLPMNIYACVTERSALNSKVRRFIEFLENAI, encoded by the coding sequence ATGGACGTTTTAGGGCTGATTAGCACTTTTATCCGCGTGGTGGAAAACGGCAGTATTGCAGCGGCGGCACGTGCCAAAGGGATGAGTCCGGCAGCAGTAAGCCAGAGTCTTTCCCGTCTTGAAGCCCATTTGGGCGTGCGACTGCTCTCGCGTACCACCCGCAGCATGACCTTAACTGAAAATGGTAAACGGTATTTCGAGAAAGTCCGTCACATTCCAAATGATATCGACCTTGCCTCGCAGGCTGCAGCAAATGAAACCAAACCGCAGGGACCTCTTTGTATCGCTACCACAGCCGCGTTTGGTCGGTACGTTCTGGCTCCACTTATGCCAGCTTTCAAAGCGTCTTTCCCCGATATTGATATTGAACTGATCAGTACCGATCGCGACGTCGATCATCGCCTGGAAGGCGTCGATGTCAGTATCCGCATCGAGGCACAACTGAATGAACAACTTATCGCCAGAAAAATCGCTTCGTTACCCTTTATATTCTGCGCGGCTCCTGCTTACCTTGACCGTGCTGGCACGCCTCAGACACCAGAAGAACTTAGCCAGCATGCCTGCCTGGTTTTCCGCTATCCAACAGACAGACGATTTTTACCCTGGGCTTTTAGGGTCAACGGACGGCCTGTCAATGCGAAACTCAACCCCGGCTTTATCAGCGATGATATTGATATTATTGCAAAAATAGCCGTAAACGGGGGCGGCATTGCCCGTCTGGCAAGCTTTGTTGCTCAGCCGTTGATAGACAGTGGCCTGCTAAGACCTTTGTGCTGGTCAGGTCACAGTGATGAGAGCAGCATTGAGTCCCTGCCGATGAATATTTATGCCTGTGTCACAGAACGTTCGGCACTTAATTCAAAGGTCCGAAGATTTATTGAATTTTTAGAAAATGCGATTTAA
- a CDS encoding FUSC family protein, giving the protein MITTRKTLFALKMFISAMIAYALAVKMGLENPYWAMVSCCVVSNPISGAVRARALYRFGGTFTAGMVTLIVSGLFINSPIILVVVIGLISSIMLGMSFLDRTQRAYFFQLGALTMMLITTATIAQPDNTFSIVVARVSEICLGVLSVTLIDSMIFPSSQEKTLHTRLKSWIRHLEKWQEASLTGKDNPEMRHEHLRILNDLASFNQMMRTLGYDYSVNKKMRQAAIAIQHRILQIIPLVSSAKSSIDTMPNALSERISEYVNAAVLQIKSTDYNRDLNAKLAASAENMSQSERIHLAEFIDVITQWQSLWQEVGQLADFVENQVSLPERLDRQMMQIKVFTPAADFPKALKMFGGIICTYASLIGFWYATGWQQGPSMVLLGVVAIAMFGGTDNPSFTIGIFGRFVIISMVLGALLSYVLQPLANDYISFLIIMAIFIIPLAMWAYTNPMATLAMALSLSNVNFQAQYHPYDMGYYLETTAGTLLGVYVALLSSAVFQNFVRQRSLSRTMEHDIKKVMQPDLKIKVNDVANFYENAMSKATATPAFLNETVKNEGIMKLVNLGVTFLKLKKEAAKIKNLPDYDILIKQLLVFDMSRELTKPLKTSFEHAIDEARLHKEFSLIMLLIRARTLLFSYSQSGGNEK; this is encoded by the coding sequence ATGATCACCACCCGTAAAACACTTTTTGCCTTAAAAATGTTTATATCAGCAATGATTGCCTATGCGCTCGCGGTCAAAATGGGGTTAGAAAATCCCTATTGGGCAATGGTGAGTTGCTGTGTTGTGAGCAACCCGATTAGCGGCGCTGTGAGGGCCAGAGCCCTGTACCGATTTGGCGGGACCTTTACGGCAGGCATGGTGACATTGATCGTGAGTGGGCTCTTCATCAATAGCCCTATTATTTTAGTCGTTGTCATCGGCCTGATTTCTTCGATTATGCTCGGCATGTCTTTTCTTGATCGCACACAACGGGCATATTTCTTCCAATTAGGCGCATTGACGATGATGTTGATCACCACAGCGACGATTGCTCAACCGGATAATACCTTCAGCATCGTTGTTGCCCGTGTCAGTGAAATATGTTTGGGCGTTTTATCTGTCACGTTAATCGACAGTATGATATTTCCTTCTTCTCAGGAAAAAACGCTGCATACACGTTTAAAAAGCTGGATCCGTCACTTGGAAAAATGGCAGGAGGCTAGCCTGACAGGGAAAGATAATCCGGAGATGAGGCATGAGCATCTCCGAATCTTAAATGACCTGGCATCATTCAATCAAATGATGAGAACGCTGGGTTATGACTATTCAGTGAATAAGAAAATGCGCCAGGCAGCTATAGCAATTCAGCATCGCATCTTGCAAATTATTCCTCTTGTGTCTTCAGCCAAAAGTTCCATTGACACGATGCCTAACGCCTTAAGTGAGCGAATCTCAGAGTATGTCAATGCAGCAGTGTTGCAGATCAAATCGACAGATTATAACCGTGACCTGAATGCGAAATTAGCGGCTTCAGCTGAAAACATGTCTCAATCCGAGCGCATTCATCTTGCTGAATTTATTGATGTAATCACACAGTGGCAATCCTTGTGGCAAGAAGTTGGACAGCTAGCAGATTTTGTTGAAAATCAGGTCAGCCTCCCGGAACGACTGGATAGGCAGATGATGCAAATCAAAGTATTTACGCCAGCGGCCGATTTTCCAAAAGCATTAAAGATGTTTGGCGGAATTATCTGCACCTACGCGTCGCTGATCGGTTTCTGGTATGCGACGGGATGGCAGCAGGGACCAAGCATGGTTTTGCTCGGTGTGGTGGCGATTGCAATGTTTGGCGGCACGGATAATCCGTCGTTTACTATCGGAATTTTTGGCCGTTTTGTGATTATTTCAATGGTGTTGGGTGCGCTGTTAAGTTACGTACTTCAGCCCCTTGCCAATGACTATATTAGTTTTTTAATTATAATGGCCATCTTTATTATTCCATTAGCCATGTGGGCATATACGAATCCAATGGCAACGCTAGCGATGGCGTTGTCTTTGAGTAATGTTAATTTTCAGGCTCAATACCATCCTTATGATATGGGTTATTACCTGGAGACCACGGCAGGAACACTTTTGGGTGTCTATGTTGCCCTACTCTCATCGGCAGTTTTTCAAAATTTTGTCAGACAACGTTCACTTAGCAGGACGATGGAACATGATATCAAGAAAGTCATGCAGCCTGATTTGAAGATTAAGGTAAATGACGTTGCTAATTTTTATGAAAATGCAATGTCAAAAGCGACTGCAACTCCTGCATTTTTAAATGAAACAGTAAAGAACGAAGGAATTATGAAGTTAGTTAATTTAGGTGTGACTTTTTTAAAATTAAAAAAAGAAGCGGCTAAAATTAAAAACTTGCCTGATTACGATATCCTGATTAAGCAGCTCTTGGTATTTGACATGTCGAGAGAATTAACCAAGCCTTTAAAAACATCCTTTGAGCATGCTATAGACGAAGCCCGACTGCATAAAGAGTTTTCCTTAATCATGCTTTTGATACGAGCCAGGACGCTCCTATTTTCATATTCACAGTCTGGAGGGAATGAAAAATGA
- a CDS encoding SDR family oxidoreductase produces MKIKDAVILITGASSGIGAATASAAAKRGARVVLLARRKARIESLAAELGNALAVECDVTDPDQINLAVQAVIDRFGRIDVLINNAGQGMNAAVEEINIPDFRALLELNLIAPLTMMQAVVPSMVKQAAGTIINISSGATLATYPGSAAYTSTKAGLNMLSAVARLELASAGITVSTLHPFMTATEFYQTLQTEHNQAKEQDNKSAVVMHSPERVAQMILKLIESGEAQSDLVPEAYGGSYRE; encoded by the coding sequence ATGAAAATAAAAGATGCAGTAATACTGATAACCGGCGCTTCGTCAGGAATTGGTGCAGCGACTGCCAGTGCGGCAGCGAAAAGAGGGGCGCGAGTCGTTCTGCTGGCGCGTCGTAAAGCGCGCATTGAGTCGTTAGCCGCAGAGTTGGGAAATGCGCTGGCGGTAGAGTGCGATGTAACCGATCCTGACCAGATTAATCTGGCAGTTCAGGCAGTCATTGACCGCTTCGGACGAATTGATGTGTTAATTAATAATGCTGGGCAAGGGATGAACGCCGCAGTTGAGGAGATTAACATCCCTGACTTTCGGGCACTGCTTGAACTTAACCTGATTGCACCACTGACAATGATGCAGGCCGTTGTTCCATCGATGGTAAAACAGGCTGCGGGCACCATTATCAACATCAGTTCAGGGGCAACGTTGGCAACCTATCCAGGTTCGGCTGCCTACACCAGCACCAAAGCTGGTTTGAATATGCTCTCTGCTGTTGCTCGCCTGGAACTCGCCAGCGCAGGGATAACAGTGTCCACTCTACATCCTTTCATGACGGCCACTGAATTTTATCAGACGTTGCAAACAGAGCATAATCAGGCAAAAGAGCAGGATAATAAGAGCGCCGTTGTTATGCATTCTCCTGAACGAGTCGCCCAAATGATCCTCAAGCTTATTGAAAGTGGTGAAGCACAGAGCGATTTAGTGCCTGAGGCTTATGGTGGGAGCTATCGGGAATAA
- a CDS encoding M24 family metallopeptidase, translating to MNTHATPAAGYRIGSLLADFQPDFEFSAPLPLPLEEFEERLRRIRRQAVEAGHDAMIVHAGSVGWFHASNAYLRYICDWMREGVLIVPTDSDKPLTLLSFFTQSVLLPPGGEPLLVDEIWQIGPIGREYADRPGDSVIKTAEKCAEILARSGLANAQIAQIGDRTSLTFWAALNALAPKCKFVADNGILDRLQKVRSAREIAMHRAAAQLISIGTQAAYHVAKPGVTDHEIFAAFTAAQMAFGGETGDGYQIGINEFGTHCGKPYGHVVRPGDLINLYISNVTWRGYTAQTARMIAIGEITSHQEEVLAACTEGVKRAEKLIKPGALMRDINNAAFEPMIARGMLTSPEARTMPYNWAPEDDGSARLIPRQYVKDIDWEAQGRKLMHVYPATHGPHNPNLGHSVGMAGGQNSFNISSHNYDRLEEGMVFVLHTQWLEPLAAGCNIGDCYVVTADGFENLSHHTPLETHRIRTGA from the coding sequence ATGAATACTCACGCGACCCCTGCCGCAGGTTATCGCATCGGCTCGCTGCTGGCCGATTTTCAGCCAGATTTCGAATTCTCGGCCCCTTTGCCGCTGCCGCTGGAGGAGTTCGAGGAGCGCCTGCGCCGCATCAGACGCCAGGCCGTCGAAGCAGGACACGACGCGATGATTGTGCATGCGGGCAGCGTCGGCTGGTTCCACGCCTCTAATGCCTACCTGCGCTATATTTGCGACTGGATGCGTGAAGGTGTGCTGATCGTGCCGACCGACTCGGATAAACCTCTGACTCTGCTTTCATTTTTTACCCAGTCCGTTCTGCTGCCGCCGGGTGGCGAGCCGCTGTTGGTTGACGAAATCTGGCAGATTGGTCCTATTGGCCGTGAATATGCCGACCGCCCCGGCGATTCGGTGATTAAAACGGCTGAGAAGTGTGCTGAAATTCTGGCACGTTCAGGATTAGCCAATGCGCAGATTGCTCAAATTGGCGATAGAACTTCTCTGACCTTCTGGGCTGCGCTGAATGCGCTGGCACCGAAGTGCAAATTCGTTGCTGACAACGGCATTCTCGATCGGCTGCAAAAAGTTCGCTCAGCGCGAGAAATCGCGATGCATCGCGCCGCCGCACAGCTGATTAGCATTGGCACTCAGGCGGCCTATCACGTTGCCAAACCGGGCGTGACCGACCACGAAATCTTTGCCGCCTTTACCGCCGCACAAATGGCCTTCGGTGGCGAAACCGGTGACGGCTACCAGATTGGGATTAACGAATTTGGTACCCACTGCGGCAAGCCCTATGGCCACGTTGTCAGGCCGGGTGACCTGATTAACCTGTATATCTCCAACGTCACCTGGCGCGGCTATACCGCACAGACTGCCCGCATGATTGCCATCGGGGAAATCACCTCGCATCAGGAAGAGGTGCTGGCCGCCTGTACCGAGGGCGTGAAGCGGGCCGAAAAATTGATTAAGCCGGGTGCGTTGATGCGCGACATTAATAACGCCGCCTTTGAGCCGATGATCGCACGCGGCATGCTGACCTCGCCCGAGGCCCGCACCATGCCTTATAACTGGGCGCCTGAAGACGACGGCTCGGCAAGGCTTATTCCGCGCCAGTATGTCAAAGACATTGACTGGGAAGCTCAGGGCAGAAAACTAATGCACGTTTATCCGGCAACTCACGGCCCGCACAACCCGAATCTTGGCCATTCTGTCGGCATGGCGGGCGGGCAAAACAGCTTTAACATTTCTTCCCATAACTACGATCGTCTGGAAGAAGGCATGGTCTTTGTGCTGCACACCCAATGGCTGGAGCCGCTGGCGGCCGGATGCAACATCGGCGACTGCTATGTGGTAACCGCCGACGGATTCGAGAACCTCAGCCACCACACGCCGCTTGAAACACACCGTATTCGCACCGGAGCCTGA
- a CDS encoding ABC transporter permease — MKQSGFPYVIPMLVLSIVFFVTPLAVLVGYSFAGPSGATLGHYGQFFGDDFNFRVLINTARLGIETVIGTTVLGVPIALLYWHSGKNVRQVLVFLTLIPMLTSNVVRTFAWIVILGRQGPISEALFSLGITGTPTSLMFTELGLVMAMCQIDLPLIILPLIAVLSRTPFQLTEAAQVSGAGSWRILTTVLLPLMLPGLLAGWILVFASTSSSFVTQAVIGGARNVYVPQLIYREVGTLFDWPLASAIAVVLLLTTGCLLVALTMISRHRRLVGHA; from the coding sequence ATGAAGCAGAGCGGTTTTCCTTATGTCATCCCGATGCTGGTACTTTCCATCGTGTTTTTTGTCACCCCTCTGGCAGTGCTGGTTGGTTACAGCTTTGCCGGTCCGAGTGGCGCAACCCTCGGCCACTATGGGCAATTTTTTGGCGACGATTTTAACTTTCGCGTCCTGATCAATACCGCCCGCCTTGGCATAGAAACGGTGATCGGTACCACCGTGCTCGGCGTACCTATTGCTCTGCTGTACTGGCACAGTGGTAAAAATGTGCGTCAGGTTTTAGTTTTCCTGACCCTCATTCCGATGCTGACCAGCAACGTGGTTCGCACCTTTGCCTGGATAGTGATCCTCGGTCGTCAGGGTCCCATCAGCGAAGCGTTATTCTCGCTGGGTATTACCGGGACGCCTACCAGCCTGATGTTTACCGAACTCGGACTGGTGATGGCCATGTGCCAGATTGATCTGCCGCTAATCATCCTGCCGCTGATTGCCGTGCTTTCGCGCACACCTTTTCAGCTCACGGAGGCCGCTCAGGTCTCCGGGGCGGGATCGTGGCGAATCCTGACTACCGTGCTGCTGCCGCTGATGCTGCCGGGCCTGCTGGCCGGCTGGATCCTGGTGTTTGCCAGCACCAGCAGTTCGTTTGTCACTCAGGCGGTGATTGGCGGAGCGCGTAACGTCTACGTGCCGCAGCTGATTTATCGCGAAGTCGGCACGCTGTTTGACTGGCCGCTAGCCTCCGCTATTGCCGTGGTGTTGCTGCTGACTACCGGCTGTTTACTGGTCGCACTGACCATGATTTCACGCCACAGGAGACTGGTCGGCCATGCCTAA